The following are encoded together in the Ovis aries strain OAR_USU_Benz2616 breed Rambouillet chromosome 15, ARS-UI_Ramb_v3.0, whole genome shotgun sequence genome:
- the LOC101106361 gene encoding olfactory receptor 2AT4-like: MEAICNGSKGSSPVFYLVGIPSLPESLFLLVFVIFLLIYLLILVGNALILVAVVIEPSLHKPMYFFLISLSALDILFTTTTVPEMLSLFLRGDRCLSSPACFLQMCLFHSFSCSEAFILVVMAYDHCVSICRPLHYAVPMTPQTSAALAASAWLTTLLLPIPAVVQTSHMAFENTAHIYHCFCDHLAVVQASCSDTSPQTLMGFCIAMVVSFLPLLLVLLSYAHILASVLHISSREGRSKAFSTCSSHLLVVGTYYSSIAIAYVAYRADLPLDFHIMGNVVYALLTPVFNPLIYTLRNKDVKAPITKMACPQNLGNSRDQQPQMLL; this comes from the exons ATGGAAGCCATCTGCAATGGATCAAAGGGCTCCTCACCTGTCTTCTACTTGGTGGGCATCCCCTCTCTGCCCGAATCCCTCTTCCTCCTTGTCTTTGTCATTTTCCTCTTAATCTACCTGCTCATCCTGGTGGGAAACGCCCTGATCCTGGTGGCCGTGGTGATAGAGCCCAGCCTTCACaagcccatgtacttcttcctgatCAGCCTCTCAGCCCTGGACATCCTCTTCACCACAACCACTGTCCCCGAGATGCTGTCCTTATTCTTGCGTGGGGACCGTTGCCTCAGCTCCCCTGCCTGCTTCCTGCAGATGTGCCTCTTCCACAGCTTCTCCTGCTCTGAAGCCTTCATCCTGGTGGTCATGGCCTATGACCACTGTGTGTCCATCTGCCGCCCACTGCATTACGCTGTGCCCATGACCCCGCAGACCAGTGCTGCCCTGGCAGCCAGTGCCTGGCTCACCACCCTCCTCCTGCCCATCCCGGCGGTGGTGCAGACCTCCCACATGGCTTTTGAAAACACTGCTCACATCTACCACTGCTTCTGTGACCACTTAGCTGTGGTCCAGGCCTCCTGCTCTGACACCAGCCCCCAGACCCTCATGGGCTTCTGCATCGCCATGGTGGTGTCCTTCCTGCCCCTTCTCCTGGTGCTTCTCTCCTATGCCCACATCCTGGCCTCAGTGCTTCACATCAGCTCCCGAGAAGGACGCTCcaaagccttctccacctgcagTTCCCACCTCCTGGTGGTTGGCACCTACTACTCATCCATTGCCATAGCCTATGTGGCCTACAGGGCTGACCTGCCCCTCGACTTCCACATCATGGGCAACGTGGTGTATGCTCTTCTCACACCTGTCTTCAACCCTCTCATATACACACTGAGGAACAAGGATGTCAAAGCACCCATCACCAAAATGGCATGTCCCCAGAACCTAGGGAATTCCAGG GACCAGCAGCCACAGATGCTTCTCTGA
- the LOC101106108 gene encoding olfactory receptor 2AT4-like has translation MYATACNGSKDSSPIFYLVGIPSLQDVFFLPVFFIFLSFYLLILVGNALILVAVVIEPSLHKPMYFFLISLSALDILFTTTTVPEMLSLFLRGDRCLSSPACFLQMCLFHSFSCSEAFILVVMAYDRCVSICCPLHYPVPMTPQTSAARADSAWPTAFLLPILAVVQTSHMAFENTAHIYHCFCDHLAVVQASCSDTSPQTLMGFCITMVVSFLPLLLVLLSYAHILASVLRIGSREGRSKAFSTCSSHLLVVGTYYSSIAIAYVAYRADLPLDFHIMGNVVFAILTPVLNPLIYTLRNKDVKAAITKIIFL, from the coding sequence ATGTATGCCACAGCCTGTAATGGATCAAAAGACTCTTCACCCATCTTCTACCTGGTGGGCATCCCCTCTCTACAGGACGTCTTCTTCCTCCctgtcttcttcatcttcttGTCCTTCTACCTGCTCATCCTGGTGGGAAACGCCCTGATCCTGGTGGCCGTGGTGATAGAGCCCAGCCTTCACAaacccatgtacttcttcctgatCAGCCTCTCAGCCCTGGACATCCTCTTCACCACAACCACTGTCCCCGAGATGCTGTCCTTATTCTTGCGTGGGGACCGTTGCCTCAGCTCCCCTGCCTGCTTCCTGCAGATGTGCCTCTTCCACAGCTTCTCCTGCTCTGAAGCCTTCATCCTGGTggtcatggcctatgaccgctgtGTGTCCATCTGCTGCCCGCTGCATTACCCTGTGCCCATGACCCCGCAGACCAGTGCTGCCCGGGCAGACAGTGCCTGGCCCACCGCCTTCCTCCTGCCCATCCTGGCGGTGGTGCAGACCTCCCACATGGCTTTTGAAAACACCGCTCACATCTACCACTGCTTCTGTGACCACTTAGCTGTGGTCCAGGCCTCCTGCTCTGACACCAGCCCCCAGACCCTCATGGGCTTCTGCATCACCATGGTGGTGTCCTTCCTGCCCCTTCTCCTGGTGCTTCTCTCCTATGCCCACATCCTGGCCTCAGTGCTTCGCATCGGCTCCCGAGAAGGACGCTCcaaagccttctccacctgcagCTCCCACCTCCTGGTGGTTGGCACTTACTACTCATCCATTGCCATAGCCTATGTGGCCTACAgggctgacctgcctcttgacttCCACATCATGGGCAACGTGGTGTTTGCTATTCTCACACCTGTCCTCAACCCTCTCATCTACACGCTGAGGAACAAGGATGTCAAAGCAGCCATCACCAAAA